The Piliocolobus tephrosceles isolate RC106 chromosome 2, ASM277652v3, whole genome shotgun sequence genome window below encodes:
- the LOC111542318 gene encoding uncharacterized protein LOC111542318 gives MLAWYQGRKSDSAATDGAPPGRDRTGSSSRSERQGGGPASRLPALPASFAASQSALRHQKAPPGGQGPSPQPECFVRAQKGRLHGSGPSARSPAARREPRGPEGAPAGMRGFRPSPSRRGEGFEGGALRVEVSRPRASLAQTSFNFLACSARPDVPSELQLTELYWTRRSSSPQVERQRIARCPGPAGPGAWGLCAALELRDHTARSPSLASSTRRCVSSACTQCALAAVSRSLRGRHRGKDTENSRAEARRDTGRCCPLP, from the exons ATGCTAGCCTGGTACCAGGGGAGAAAGAGCGACAGTGCAGCCACCGATG GGGCGCCCCCAGGAAGGGACAGGACAGGGAGCTCGTCCCGCAGCGAACGGCAAGGCGGAGGCCCGGCCTCTCGCCTCCCAGCCCTCCCCGCGTCCTTTGCGGCCTCCCAGTCCGCCCTGCGCCATCAGAAGGCGCCGCCCGGCGGCCAGGGCCCTTCGCCGCAGCCAGAGTGTTTTGTCCGAGCTCAAAAGGGCCGTCTCCACGGAAGCGGCCCCTCGGCTCGGAGCCCCGCGGCCCGGAGGGAGCCCCGCGGCCCGGAAGGAGCCCCGGCGGGGATGAGAGGATTCCGCCCCAGCCCCAGCAGACGCGGCGAAGGGTTTGAAGGAGGCGCTTTGAGAGTCGAGGTCTCCCGCCCGCGCGCCTCCCTGGCGCAGACCTCTTTTAACTTTTTGGCTTGTAGTGCGCGTCCTGACGTGCCCAGCGAGCTACAGCTTACTGAGCTTTACTGGACTCGCCGGAGCAGCAGTCCCCAAGTGGAGAGACAGCGCATCGCACGCTGCCCGGGCCCCGCAGGGCCTGGCGCCTGGGGCCTTTGCGCCGCTTTGGAGCTACGGGATCACACCGCCCGCTCCCCGAGCTTGGCGTCTTCCACGCGGCGCTGTGTGTCATCTGCGTGCACGCAGTGCGCTCTCGCTGCCGTGTCCAGGTCACTGCGAGG CAGGCACAGAGGGAAGGACACGGAGAACAGCCGCGCGGAGGCGAGGAGGGACACTGGGCGCTGCTGTCCCCTCCCCTGA